From the genome of Mixophyes fleayi isolate aMixFle1 chromosome 2, aMixFle1.hap1, whole genome shotgun sequence, one region includes:
- the LOC142138618 gene encoding olfactory receptor 52D1-like, producing the protein MSNSTYIHPSLLTLKFGEMAEIRYFYSVITLVGFMVIILSNCAVISTVVIHKSLHEPMYIFIAVLCLNGLYGSCAFFPSLFVSLISKIQTISYIGCVTQVFCIHTYMGCELTILAVMAYDRYLCICNPLRYSNIMTLMMVVKLIIAAWLYSIILFSVHFTLTIRLPLCDSVILKIYCDNWSVVRLSCIDTTVNNIFGLFITAAVIVLLPVLILFSYIEILKVCAQSSKDFRTKALATCSPHLVTIANFVINVLFEILSHRFTPTNIPYELRTVMSVQYIVVPPLLNPLIYGHKTREIREKLAQLLFPKTSSRAVGAA; encoded by the coding sequence atgtcaaattCAACTTATATTCACCCCTCGCTCCTGACCCTCAAGTTTGGGGAAATGGCTGAAATAAGATATTTTTATAGTGTTATAACATTAGTTGGATTCATGGTCATTATACTGTCCAACTGTGCAGTCATCTCTACTGTGGTTATACATAAGAGTCTACATGAGCCGATGTACATCTTCATAGCTGTTCTGTGTTTGAACGGCCTCTATGGGAGTTGTGCCTTCTTCCCCAGTCTGTTTGTCAGTCTAATTAGCAAAATACAAACCATTTCCTACATTGGTTGTGTTACACAAGTCTTTTGCATCCACACTTACATGGGTTGTGAGTTAACCATTTTAGCTGTTATGGCATATGATCGATACCTGTGTATCTGTAACCCATTGAGATACAGCAATATAATGACCTTAATGATGGTTGTCAAGCTGATTATTGCAGCTTGGCTCTACAGtatcattttattttctgtacactttACGTTGACCATTAGGCTCCCATTGTGTGACTCTGTCATACTGAAGATTTATTGTGACAACTGGTCAGTTGTGAGACTTTCCTGCATTGATACAACTGTAAACAATATATTTGGGCTCTTCATCACAGCAGCTGTTATAGTCTTGTTGCCAGTGCTAATCTTATTCTCTTACATTGAAATTCTGAAAGTTTGTGCCCAGTCCTCAAAAGACTTCAGAACCAAAGCCTTGGCGACCTGCTCTCCCCACCTGGTGACCATTGCCAACTTTGTGATCAATGTGCTGTTTGAGATTCTAAGTCACCGTTTCACTCCCACCAACATCCCATATGAACTAAGAACAGTTATGTCAGTGCAATATATTGTGGTGCCGCCACTTCTGAATCCACTCATCTACGGACATAAAACTCGGGAAATTAGAGAGAAGTTGGCTCAGCTCCTTTTCCCCAAAACATCATCAAGGGCCGTAGGAGCGGCATGA